Part of the Deltaproteobacteria bacterium genome, GAGCTCGCCCTGTGGCCGCATCTCACCGTCGCCGGGAACCTCGCCTTCGGACTCGAGGCGAGAGGAGTGCCGCGCGCGGTGCGCGAGGCGCGGATTGCGGACATGACTCGGCGGGTAGGTCTCGCCGGGAAGGAAAGCCGCCGGCCGGCCCAGCTCTCCGGCGGTGAACGCCAGCGCGTCGCGATCGCCCGGGCGCTGGTCCTCGATCCGCAGGCCGTGCTCTTCGATGAGCCGCTCACGAACCTGGACGTGAGCCTGAGAGGCGAGCTGCTCGTCCTCGTCCGCGGATTGATCAAGGAGCGCGGTGTGTCGGCGCTCTACGTGACCCACGAACCGAGGGAAGCGGCTGCGCTCGGCCATCGGATCGCGGTGCTGGAGCAGGGCCGCATCGTTCAGGTGGGGACCATCGACGAGCTTTCGGCGCGGCCCGCGACGTCGTTCGTG contains:
- a CDS encoding ATP-binding cassette domain-containing protein produces the protein GFIAPERGSVRLNGAVASADGRVLRLPEERNLAVVLQELALWPHLTVAGNLAFGLEARGVPRAVREARIADMTRRVGLAGKESRRPAQLSGGERQRVAIARALVLDPQAVLFDEPLTNLDVSLRGELLVLVRGLIKERGVSALYVTHEPREAAALGHRIAVLEQGRIVQVGTIDELSARPATSFVRVVVDELATGVPPPRRSG